A genomic region of Fodinisporobacter ferrooxydans contains the following coding sequences:
- a CDS encoding HAD family hydrolase, giving the protein MHTILFDVDGVFLKEERYFDASALCVWEILGSENYLGLGLDFHLPVAESTIRNIRDMVFDCNRVLNFIKSRGINSNWDMVFLQVSYQLVRGLIQLDQKQVAESYLREPFTRESLQELGAKFREIELKPDYPAFVQGFADSRAQKHELFSVFNQMIETHFQMECNFFSRNSSLWNLCQRAFQEWYIGEELYVQETKIPLIQSGKRGFLKDEIVLAPVDRLQSLLQRLQEKGYTLGIATGRPNLETRVPLSEIGVLKYFDLNRVVTASDVLAAEQKYPQYAPLAKPHPFCYLEALYGKQTDILELLTLDLPLPNVEDILIVGDSLADYYAAKAIGCKFAATLTGLSGEKARASFEALDTDYILQDVLEIENLLL; this is encoded by the coding sequence ATGCACACAATTTTGTTTGATGTCGATGGCGTTTTTTTGAAAGAAGAGAGATATTTTGATGCTTCTGCTTTATGTGTTTGGGAAATCCTCGGAAGTGAAAACTACTTGGGGTTGGGGTTGGATTTCCATCTTCCCGTTGCAGAGTCGACGATTCGAAACATACGCGACATGGTGTTTGATTGCAATCGAGTGTTGAATTTTATCAAAAGCCGAGGGATTAACTCCAATTGGGATATGGTGTTTTTGCAGGTGTCCTATCAACTGGTAAGGGGATTGATTCAACTTGATCAGAAGCAAGTGGCAGAATCTTATTTGCGCGAGCCGTTTACACGTGAATCCTTGCAAGAATTAGGCGCGAAATTTCGTGAAATAGAGCTTAAGCCCGATTACCCGGCCTTTGTGCAAGGATTTGCGGATTCGAGAGCACAGAAACATGAATTGTTTTCCGTGTTTAATCAAATGATCGAGACACATTTCCAAATGGAGTGCAATTTCTTCAGCAGAAATTCTTCCCTTTGGAATTTATGCCAACGGGCGTTTCAAGAGTGGTACATAGGAGAAGAATTATATGTGCAAGAGACGAAAATTCCATTGATTCAAAGCGGTAAACGAGGGTTTTTAAAAGATGAGATCGTATTGGCGCCTGTGGATCGTTTGCAGTCGCTTTTGCAACGGTTGCAGGAGAAAGGCTATACGCTTGGGATTGCTACCGGCAGACCCAATTTGGAAACTCGTGTTCCATTATCGGAAATCGGTGTTCTCAAGTATTTTGATTTGAATCGCGTCGTCACGGCAAGTGATGTGTTGGCAGCGGAACAAAAGTATCCGCAATATGCACCATTAGCGAAGCCTCATCCATTTTGTTACCTGGAAGCATTGTATGGGAAGCAGACGGATATTCTGGAGTTGCTGACACTTGACTTGCCTCTTCCGAACGTTGAGGATATTTTGATTGTCGGTGACTCGCTGGCCGATTATTACGCCGCAAAAGCGATTGGATGCAAGTTTGCCGCTACACTTACAGGGTTGTCGGGGGAAAAGGCGCGCGCGTCTTTTGAAGCGTTAGATACCGATTATATTTTGCAGGATGTATTGGAAATCGAGAATTTGCTGCTGTAG
- a CDS encoding NifU family protein, with the protein MLDRIETVLDKIRPGLEADGGNVEVVEFDQETGVLYVQMQGACGGCPMSTMTLKMGIERAIRAELPEVTEVVAV; encoded by the coding sequence ATGTTAGATCGTATTGAAACTGTTTTAGATAAAATTCGTCCCGGTCTCGAAGCGGACGGCGGGAATGTTGAAGTCGTTGAGTTTGACCAAGAGACTGGAGTTTTGTATGTACAAATGCAAGGCGCTTGCGGCGGTTGCCCGATGAGCACCATGACGTTGAAAATGGGAATCGAACGGGCGATTCGTGCGGAACTACCTGAAGTCACGGAAGTAGTTGCTGTTTAA
- a CDS encoding M24 family metallopeptidase: protein MFMERRKRLAQWIADQAIAGVIVTNPRHIYYLSGFLIDPHERFVCLALSADGQATVVVPALEAEKAGGFFKDTEMFCYKDGDTDIIPGYLQHWNGRGIALEFDTLTVQRCQTLQGFWPDSRFVDVSAAFSKLRLYKDEAEIALLEEACQTADYAVEIARKSIAAGVSELDVIAEIEYQLKKRGVSGMSFATMVLGGEQAANPHGVPSKRAFRTGELVIVDLGTIHAGYCSDITRTFAVGDISADLQKQYEVVYRAQAKGLETVQAGLPLRNVDIATRNVIAEEGYGPYFVHRTGHGLGMEIHEPPYVHEKAEEQIENGMAFTIEPGVYIPKIAGVRIEDTVVVQAGKGRALTRYPKELLYV from the coding sequence ATGTTTATGGAACGGCGGAAACGGTTGGCGCAATGGATTGCAGATCAAGCCATTGCCGGGGTGATTGTAACAAATCCCAGACATATCTATTATTTGAGCGGCTTTTTGATCGATCCGCATGAACGGTTTGTCTGTCTGGCATTGTCTGCAGACGGGCAAGCCACGGTTGTCGTGCCGGCTTTGGAAGCGGAAAAAGCCGGCGGCTTCTTTAAGGATACCGAAATGTTTTGCTATAAGGATGGGGATACAGACATCATTCCAGGCTATTTGCAACATTGGAATGGCAGGGGAATTGCCCTCGAGTTTGATACGCTGACTGTGCAGCGCTGCCAAACACTGCAAGGATTTTGGCCGGATAGCAGATTTGTCGACGTTTCTGCAGCTTTTTCCAAATTGCGTCTGTATAAAGACGAAGCAGAAATTGCTCTCTTGGAAGAAGCGTGCCAAACGGCCGATTATGCGGTTGAGATCGCCCGCAAGTCGATTGCAGCAGGGGTCTCGGAATTGGATGTCATTGCGGAAATCGAGTATCAACTGAAAAAACGCGGAGTTTCCGGCATGTCGTTCGCGACAATGGTATTAGGCGGAGAACAAGCGGCCAATCCGCATGGCGTGCCTTCCAAGCGGGCGTTTCGAACAGGTGAGTTGGTGATTGTGGATTTAGGGACCATTCATGCCGGATACTGTTCCGATATCACACGCACGTTTGCCGTTGGGGACATTTCGGCAGATTTGCAAAAGCAATATGAGGTGGTTTACAGGGCGCAAGCGAAAGGTTTGGAAACCGTACAAGCAGGTCTTCCGCTGCGAAATGTGGATATTGCAACGCGCAACGTCATTGCAGAAGAAGGCTATGGGCCATACTTTGTTCACCGCACCGGGCATGGGTTGGGCATGGAAATCCATGAACCTCCATATGTACATGAAAAAGCGGAAGAACAGATCGAAAATGGAATGGCATTTACCATCGAACCTGGCGTATATATTCCCAAAATCGCCGGCGTGCGAATCGAAGATACGGTTGTTGTACAAGCGGGGAAAGGAAGAGCATTGACCCGTTACCCGAAAGAATTGCTGTATGTGTAA
- a CDS encoding MFS transporter: MTNEHWAPAAKYMFAIGTLFTLATALSTAFLNVFFWKEHKSLSAIALYNGMQFVMIPILFSICRKLPWKHSELYIRAGIFFYGISYGLLLFLKSYANPYVLGITFGIGAGFYWFAYNLLSFRVLQEHQRASFNGYIGVFNSLSNVAAPLVSGIIITNTAGNLGYFLIFGLSVSLFLIAFLLSFRLHAKPYDIPTAPLFRRQHPNWNKILVGNVLQGMKEGVFSYLPAILVYITTQSEMSLGKYSAITAFISSISFFIMGKYLSKRWFNECMIVGSMLSTAAIAVFMIRLNFTMVMLYGLITAISVPVFSVPFLTRVLHVIDEAHEIHQQEYLVEREICLNTGRVLSVGSFLLGYDVFPKEWIPIYLLTLGVMQVIAVFIFRSVKINTTFFAHETIEKNDRHTHFIRQKRKRLLKNK; encoded by the coding sequence TTGACAAATGAACATTGGGCACCAGCCGCAAAATACATGTTTGCAATCGGAACGCTTTTTACACTGGCAACCGCTTTATCGACTGCATTTCTAAACGTTTTTTTCTGGAAGGAACACAAAAGTCTAAGTGCAATTGCACTTTATAACGGAATGCAGTTCGTCATGATTCCCATCCTCTTTTCCATATGTCGAAAACTTCCGTGGAAGCATTCGGAGCTTTATATCCGGGCTGGCATTTTTTTTTACGGAATCTCCTACGGGCTGCTACTTTTCCTGAAATCCTATGCCAATCCGTATGTGTTGGGAATCACGTTCGGGATTGGCGCCGGTTTTTACTGGTTTGCCTACAATTTGTTGTCATTTCGAGTTCTACAAGAACACCAACGCGCCAGTTTCAACGGTTATATTGGAGTTTTCAATTCGTTGTCAAATGTGGCGGCGCCGCTCGTTTCAGGAATCATCATTACAAACACGGCAGGGAATTTGGGATATTTTTTGATCTTCGGACTTTCTGTCAGCTTATTCTTGATCGCTTTCTTGCTGTCATTTCGTTTGCATGCAAAACCGTACGATATTCCGACAGCTCCTTTATTCCGGCGACAACACCCAAACTGGAACAAAATTCTCGTAGGGAATGTTTTACAAGGGATGAAGGAAGGAGTATTTTCCTATCTTCCAGCCATTCTTGTTTACATCACGACACAAAGTGAAATGTCATTAGGGAAGTATAGCGCAATTACCGCTTTCATTTCCAGTATTTCCTTTTTTATAATGGGAAAATATTTAAGCAAACGTTGGTTCAACGAGTGCATGATCGTTGGATCCATGCTTTCGACTGCAGCGATCGCAGTTTTTATGATCCGGTTAAATTTTACCATGGTTATGCTCTACGGGTTAATTACTGCCATATCCGTTCCCGTATTTTCTGTCCCTTTTCTGACGCGGGTATTGCATGTGATTGATGAGGCGCATGAAATTCATCAACAAGAGTATCTGGTGGAGCGGGAGATTTGTTTAAATACCGGGCGCGTGCTAAGTGTAGGGAGCTTTCTACTGGGGTATGACGTCTTTCCGAAAGAATGGATCCCGATCTATCTCTTGACACTAGGCGTCATGCAAGTAATCGCCGTATTTATTTTCCGGTCGGTAAAAATCAATACTACATTTTTTGCTCATGAAACGATTGAGAAAAACGATCGACACACACATTTTATCAGACAAAAAAGGAAGCGATTATTAAAAAATAAGTAA
- a CDS encoding restriction endonuclease, producing the protein MKSHIKAQLFIVITGLSFLGIGVHMRQLALKLIGAVFLLVWWWMYLREDHLQAVTGYTKKKWSERSLLRHIRRHEEKYLQVQPYIQRFAVAFNVLLPFEWELTEDDTLQVVKTSQVAMDGTNKEEGPLAYEKNRLPALLLDLKELLRLQGVSIEDLDVLILWINRAVHQHRCERLTGKLLEQMPKSFSVEDVIHRYIDLIGDVRPEDYGVRPLYCQTRYLAQFLLQHFDDFEIAESIRQKQVPRERQRLEHLLETIVQEQLGDVIRAKRVQVLRDVLISKKPPAIPKTIETFDGLDQDAFIKEVFLMFTHAGYRVSDMTQDGQGADAVLEKLGERIVLRTQPLSIGQEVPLMVVQQTHAARAFYEADRAWIVTNRQFADAAISLASRVGIQLFDRSQMSRLIKRFYLVDADYVSLLFGRSDDTFVLDRQETKRWNLVHEK; encoded by the coding sequence ATGAAATCACATATAAAAGCCCAACTTTTTATCGTCATTACCGGACTGTCGTTTTTAGGCATCGGTGTACATATGCGTCAATTGGCGCTTAAATTGATTGGCGCCGTGTTTTTGCTCGTTTGGTGGTGGATGTACCTGCGGGAAGATCATCTGCAGGCAGTAACAGGCTATACGAAGAAAAAATGGTCGGAACGTTCCCTGTTGCGCCATATTCGCAGGCATGAAGAAAAATATCTGCAAGTACAACCATACATACAAAGGTTTGCAGTGGCATTCAATGTTTTGCTTCCGTTTGAATGGGAACTCACGGAAGACGATACGTTGCAGGTTGTCAAAACATCTCAGGTTGCCATGGATGGCACAAATAAAGAGGAGGGGCCTTTGGCGTATGAAAAGAATCGGCTGCCGGCATTGCTGCTGGATTTAAAAGAACTTCTGCGCTTGCAAGGAGTCAGCATTGAAGATTTGGATGTATTGATTTTATGGATCAATCGGGCGGTTCATCAACATCGCTGTGAACGCCTGACAGGAAAGCTGCTGGAACAGATGCCAAAATCGTTTTCCGTTGAAGATGTGATTCACCGGTATATCGATTTGATCGGCGATGTTCGCCCGGAAGATTACGGCGTCCGCCCGCTGTATTGTCAAACGCGCTACCTGGCGCAATTTTTGCTTCAACATTTTGATGATTTCGAAATTGCCGAATCGATTCGGCAAAAACAGGTTCCGCGAGAACGGCAACGGCTGGAACATCTATTAGAGACAATTGTGCAAGAACAGTTGGGGGATGTGATACGAGCCAAACGGGTACAGGTGTTGCGGGATGTTCTGATTTCCAAAAAGCCGCCTGCCATACCAAAGACGATTGAGACATTTGACGGACTGGATCAGGATGCTTTCATAAAAGAAGTATTTTTGATGTTTACACATGCGGGCTATCGGGTATCGGATATGACACAAGACGGGCAAGGGGCGGATGCTGTATTGGAAAAACTCGGCGAACGAATCGTATTGCGAACGCAACCGCTCTCCATCGGTCAGGAAGTGCCGTTGATGGTCGTACAACAAACACATGCAGCCCGGGCTTTTTATGAAGCAGATCGTGCATGGATTGTTACAAATCGGCAATTTGCTGATGCGGCAATATCGCTGGCAAGCAGGGTAGGCATTCAATTGTTTGACAGATCGCAAATGAGCAGGTTAATTAAACGGTTTTATCTCGTAGATGCCGACTATGTATCACTTTTATTCGGTCGGTCTGACGATACGTTCGTATTGGACAGACAAGAAACCAAACGGTGGAATCTCGTTCATGAAAAATGA
- a CDS encoding ABC transporter permease, which yields MWSAYLEMIRIKFLMMLAYRVNYYSGILVYSINIGAYYFLWNAVYASKIGSGATMGGLSAVQMTTYIAISWMARAFYFNNLDREIATEIRDGTVVVELLRPYHYLVIKIMQAFGEGLFRFLFFMIPGMVLAVFLFPVQLPKHASAWGWFLVSIVLSFILNSMLNMLTGLSSFFIFNNQGLIRAKRILVDLLSGLFLPLSYYPLWAQKIMNDLPFQGISYLPNLLFTGVLHGHAAWLAIGRQMLWIAIFLVILQIVWRKAARSLTVQGG from the coding sequence GTGTGGTCAGCCTATCTGGAAATGATTCGAATCAAATTTTTGATGATGCTGGCGTATCGTGTGAATTATTATAGCGGAATTTTAGTGTACAGTATCAATATCGGCGCTTACTATTTTTTATGGAATGCCGTATATGCGAGCAAAATCGGCAGCGGAGCTACGATGGGCGGGCTGAGTGCGGTGCAGATGACCACATACATCGCGATATCCTGGATGGCGCGGGCCTTTTATTTTAATAATCTGGATCGGGAAATCGCAACAGAGATCCGGGATGGCACGGTGGTTGTGGAGTTGTTGCGGCCGTATCATTATCTGGTGATCAAGATCATGCAGGCGTTTGGGGAAGGATTGTTTCGTTTTCTGTTTTTTATGATTCCGGGCATGGTTTTGGCTGTGTTTCTGTTTCCGGTTCAGTTGCCCAAGCACGCTTCCGCTTGGGGGTGGTTTCTGGTGAGTATCGTATTGAGTTTTATTTTAAACTCCATGCTGAATATGCTGACAGGATTAAGTTCGTTTTTTATTTTCAACAATCAAGGACTGATCCGGGCCAAACGCATTTTGGTCGATTTGTTGTCCGGGTTGTTTTTGCCGCTCAGTTATTATCCGCTGTGGGCGCAAAAAATCATGAACGATCTCCCGTTTCAAGGGATCAGCTATCTGCCCAATCTTTTATTTACGGGAGTTCTCCATGGGCATGCCGCTTGGCTTGCCATTGGCCGGCAAATGCTATGGATTGCCATATTCCTTGTGATCTTGCAAATCGTCTGGCGCAAAGCGGCGCGTTCGCTGACAGTGCAAGGGGGGTGA
- a CDS encoding amino acid permease: protein MSLFRKKSISTLLKETEKNNQSLKKVLGPLDLTFLGIGGIIGTGIFVLTGVTAAQHAGPALVISFILAGIACVFAGLCYAEFASSVPVAGSAYTYSYASLGEIIAWIIGWDLILEYGLAASAVSAGWSGYFQSLLSGFGVHIPTVISSAWNPAKGTYFDLPAIVIVLLITFLLSRGVKESTRVNNLIVFIKLIVVVLFIIVGAGYVKPSNWTPFMPFGFSGVATGAATVFFAYIGFDAVSTAAEEVKRPQRDLPIGIIASLVICTVLYIVVSGILTGIVPYSQLNVKNPVSFAMIFVHQNWVAGFISLGAICGITTVLLVMIYGQTRIFYAMSRDGLLPKAFSTVHPRFKTPYGSTWLTGIIAALVGGFVPLDVLADLVSIGTLAAFALVSIGVIVLRRTQPDLPRAFRAPGVPFTPIVSAIACVYLMIQLRAITWEAFLIWFIIGLLVYAFYGRTHSELHSKA from the coding sequence ATGAGTCTATTTAGAAAAAAATCCATATCGACACTGTTGAAAGAGACAGAAAAAAACAATCAATCTTTAAAAAAGGTTCTGGGACCGCTCGATTTAACATTCCTTGGAATCGGTGGCATTATCGGAACCGGTATTTTTGTTTTAACTGGGGTAACGGCTGCCCAACATGCCGGACCCGCACTCGTAATTTCGTTTATCTTGGCGGGAATTGCCTGCGTGTTCGCAGGACTGTGCTATGCTGAATTTGCATCGTCCGTTCCCGTAGCCGGAAGTGCGTATACATATAGTTATGCATCCTTAGGCGAAATCATCGCCTGGATCATCGGCTGGGATTTGATTCTGGAGTACGGACTTGCCGCATCGGCTGTTTCTGCCGGATGGTCTGGTTATTTCCAGAGTTTGTTAAGCGGATTCGGCGTCCATATACCCACTGTGATTTCCAGTGCATGGAATCCGGCAAAAGGAACTTATTTCGATTTGCCCGCAATTGTCATCGTTTTATTGATTACATTCTTATTATCCCGGGGCGTGAAAGAATCTACACGCGTCAACAATCTCATCGTGTTTATCAAATTGATCGTAGTCGTATTGTTTATTATAGTTGGTGCCGGATATGTGAAGCCGTCCAACTGGACGCCGTTTATGCCTTTTGGTTTCTCCGGCGTAGCTACGGGTGCCGCAACCGTATTTTTTGCCTATATCGGTTTCGACGCCGTCTCCACGGCTGCTGAGGAAGTGAAACGGCCGCAGCGGGATTTGCCGATCGGAATTATCGCATCGTTGGTGATTTGTACCGTTCTCTATATCGTGGTTTCAGGAATTCTGACGGGAATCGTACCGTATTCTCAATTGAATGTGAAAAATCCTGTATCCTTTGCCATGATATTTGTCCACCAAAATTGGGTCGCAGGTTTTATCTCATTAGGAGCGATTTGCGGTATTACTACCGTTTTGCTCGTTATGATCTACGGCCAAACCCGCATTTTTTATGCCATGTCCAGAGACGGATTATTGCCTAAGGCGTTCTCTACCGTTCATCCCCGGTTTAAAACGCCGTATGGTTCCACATGGTTGACCGGTATCATCGCAGCCCTCGTGGGAGGATTTGTTCCTTTGGATGTATTGGCTGATTTGGTATCCATTGGCACATTGGCAGCATTTGCGTTGGTCTCGATCGGCGTTATCGTTTTACGCCGCACACAACCGGATTTGCCAAGGGCGTTTCGCGCACCGGGCGTTCCATTTACACCGATCGTGTCCGCGATTGCCTGTGTGTATTTGATGATTCAATTGCGAGCCATTACTTGGGAAGCATTTTTAATCTGGTTTATCATTGGTTTGCTGGTATATGCGTTTTATGGACGAACACATAGCGAGTTACACAGCAAAGCATAA
- a CDS encoding IS110 family transposase yields MKYKTKQKQNQRITRITENTLVVGADIAKKIHVARAVDFRGIELGKDCVFHNDQEGLTKLAAWMKELGRIHEKTDIIFGIEPTGHYWFPLAAFLKEQGIQVVVVNPHHVNKSKELEDNSQTKSDYKDAKVIADLIRNGKYSEPNLPTKEYAELRILMNLREKVMVSLIQVKTRITNWFDRYFPEYPQVFKDWEGKASLMTMRQFPTPEEIVSVGARGVLSHWKTEIKRGVGIKRAEQLYATATASIGLTEGLAAARIELTILLQQYDLYGKQEETIMAQVLQILEKIPGTRQMLSIPGVGVLTVAGFLAEVGDLNNYDHGQQIIRLAGLNLTENSSGKRKGKTGISKRGRSRLRGILFRAMLPMVAKNEEFKELHKYYTTRSQNPLKKKQSIIALCGKLVRVLYTLGTKQKEYNANDVLGPVRQAQLQQSAA; encoded by the coding sequence ATGAAGTATAAGACGAAGCAGAAACAGAATCAACGGATTACAAGAATTACCGAGAACACATTGGTGGTTGGAGCTGACATCGCAAAGAAGATACACGTAGCTCGAGCTGTGGATTTCCGTGGAATTGAGCTTGGGAAGGACTGTGTGTTTCACAACGACCAGGAAGGGCTGACGAAGCTGGCAGCGTGGATGAAGGAGCTTGGCCGAATTCATGAGAAAACAGACATTATATTCGGCATTGAACCGACTGGACACTACTGGTTCCCGTTAGCGGCGTTTTTGAAGGAGCAAGGCATTCAGGTTGTTGTTGTCAATCCGCATCATGTGAACAAGAGCAAGGAGCTCGAGGACAACTCACAGACCAAAAGCGACTACAAGGATGCAAAAGTCATTGCCGACCTCATTCGGAATGGAAAGTACTCAGAACCTAACTTACCGACCAAGGAATACGCAGAATTACGCATTCTGATGAATCTTCGCGAGAAGGTCATGGTGAGCTTGATTCAAGTGAAAACACGGATCACAAACTGGTTTGACCGCTACTTTCCAGAGTATCCACAGGTATTTAAGGACTGGGAAGGGAAAGCGTCCCTCATGACCATGCGTCAGTTTCCAACTCCAGAGGAGATTGTCTCCGTAGGCGCCAGAGGCGTTCTCTCACATTGGAAGACGGAAATCAAGCGTGGGGTGGGCATTAAGAGAGCGGAGCAGCTCTATGCGACCGCAACGGCTTCCATCGGGCTTACCGAGGGACTGGCAGCGGCTCGAATCGAGCTGACTATCTTGCTGCAGCAGTACGATCTGTATGGCAAGCAGGAAGAAACCATTATGGCGCAAGTCTTGCAGATTCTTGAGAAGATCCCCGGAACTCGGCAGATGCTGAGCATCCCAGGGGTTGGTGTTCTGACCGTCGCCGGTTTCCTAGCGGAGGTTGGCGATCTCAACAACTATGATCACGGACAGCAAATCATCCGCTTGGCTGGACTGAATTTGACTGAGAATAGTTCTGGAAAACGGAAGGGGAAAACGGGGATCAGCAAGCGGGGTCGTTCTCGATTAAGAGGCATCTTGTTTCGCGCCATGCTACCGATGGTGGCCAAAAACGAAGAATTTAAAGAGCTGCACAAGTATTACACGACACGTAGTCAGAATCCGTTAAAAAAGAAGCAGTCGATCATCGCCTTATGTGGAAAACTGGTTCGCGTACTTTATACATTGGGGACAAAGCAGAAAGAGTATAACGCAAACGATGTACTGGGGCCAGTCCGACAAGCCCAGCTACAACAAAGTGCAGCATAA
- a CDS encoding ABC transporter permease encodes MFYTSICMDYMKQYMKSRMIYRTDFLVDFFSNLLNQCINLLFIFIVFAKVPTLSGWSREEIVFIYGYFLIPYAIFDTFWGNLWNVQDRYIIKGEMDRILTRPVYSLFQILLETMTLESLSGVITGIAVMVYSGNQLHLSFQWYDSFVLLLLVLGSNFVYGGIYVTLASIGFWTDSKTGIIPLIYNIGSYGRYPVDIYNKAIRALLTWVLPFAFVGVYPAMYFLHKPGYLLWTILTPIVGAIAMTIGIFVWNAGIKRYRGAGS; translated from the coding sequence ATGTTTTATACGTCCATTTGTATGGATTATATGAAGCAATATATGAAATCAAGAATGATTTACCGAACGGATTTCCTGGTGGATTTCTTTTCCAATCTTTTGAATCAATGTATTAACCTATTGTTTATTTTTATCGTGTTTGCAAAAGTTCCCACATTATCCGGCTGGTCTCGGGAAGAAATCGTGTTTATCTACGGGTATTTTTTGATTCCGTATGCAATCTTCGATACCTTTTGGGGAAATCTCTGGAATGTTCAAGATCGGTATATCATAAAAGGCGAAATGGATCGGATATTGACAAGACCTGTGTACAGTCTGTTTCAGATCTTGCTGGAAACGATGACGCTGGAATCCTTGAGCGGAGTGATCACCGGCATTGCCGTTATGGTGTATAGCGGGAATCAATTGCACCTTTCTTTTCAATGGTATGATAGTTTTGTACTGTTGCTGCTGGTGCTGGGCAGTAATTTTGTCTATGGCGGCATTTATGTGACACTTGCCAGCATCGGTTTTTGGACAGATTCGAAAACGGGAATTATTCCGCTGATCTATAATATCGGCAGCTATGGCCGATATCCGGTGGACATTTATAACAAGGCAATACGCGCGCTGTTGACATGGGTGCTGCCATTTGCTTTCGTCGGCGTCTATCCGGCCATGTATTTTTTGCACAAACCCGGATATCTCCTATGGACGATATTGACGCCGATCGTTGGCGCTATCGCCATGACGATTGGCATTTTCGTCTGGAATGCAGGGATAAAAAGGTATCGCGGCGCGGGCTCCTGA
- a CDS encoding ABC transporter ATP-binding protein, giving the protein MVHKQDGPIVAAKGLTKEFQIFKSRPGLMGAIRDLFNREHMMVNAVNHIDLLIQPGEIVGYIGSNGAGKSTTIKMLTGILMPTSGNLSVNGMVPYENREAFVRTIGVVFGQRSQLWWDIAVRESFELLRKVYRVPLERYQPHMAHIIETLDLEELLDKPVRKLSLGQRMRCELAASLVHNPRLLFLDEPTIGLDVMVKLRIREFLKEMNEQYGTTIMLTTHDIGDIEALCSRVVMLDKGNIIYDGTLSELRAKWAGERAVRVSFADRVKMESLHRIFVEQPVVIQRNHELEYEFLLKDPSYSLSNLMTQLAAQFQVRDLAMIETSTEEIVRHIYEGGRA; this is encoded by the coding sequence GTGGTTCATAAACAAGACGGCCCGATTGTTGCCGCAAAAGGGCTGACAAAAGAATTTCAGATTTTTAAAAGCCGACCGGGGTTGATGGGGGCCATTCGTGATTTATTCAACAGAGAACATATGATGGTGAATGCTGTCAATCATATTGATTTGCTGATACAACCGGGTGAAATCGTGGGTTATATCGGCTCGAACGGTGCGGGCAAATCAACCACGATCAAGATGTTGACAGGGATTTTAATGCCTACTTCCGGGAACTTGTCAGTGAACGGCATGGTTCCGTATGAGAACCGGGAAGCGTTTGTACGGACAATTGGCGTTGTATTCGGCCAGAGAAGCCAGTTGTGGTGGGATATTGCCGTACGTGAATCCTTTGAATTGCTGCGCAAAGTGTACCGGGTTCCCCTTGAGCGGTATCAACCACATATGGCACACATCATCGAAACGCTAGATCTGGAGGAGTTATTGGACAAACCGGTGCGAAAACTCAGTCTTGGACAGCGAATGCGCTGCGAATTGGCCGCATCCCTGGTTCATAATCCACGCCTGCTGTTTTTGGATGAACCGACGATTGGACTCGATGTGATGGTAAAATTGCGAATCCGTGAATTTTTAAAAGAAATGAATGAACAATATGGGACGACGATCATGCTGACAACACATGATATCGGAGATATCGAAGCGCTGTGTTCCCGCGTGGTGATGTTGGACAAGGGGAATATCATCTATGACGGCACACTGTCAGAACTTCGCGCCAAGTGGGCAGGCGAGCGGGCGGTTCGGGTATCGTTTGCGGATCGTGTAAAAATGGAGTCTTTGCACAGGATATTTGTGGAGCAGCCGGTCGTGATTCAAAGAAATCATGAGTTGGAGTACGAATTTCTTCTAAAGGATCCGTCTTACTCCCTGTCGAATCTGATGACCCAATTGGCGGCACAGTTTCAAGTGCGGGATTTGGCCATGATCGAAACGAGTACGGAGGAGATCGTTCGCCATATCTACGAAGGGGGACGGGCGTAG